Proteins found in one Oncorhynchus mykiss isolate Arlee chromosome 17, USDA_OmykA_1.1, whole genome shotgun sequence genomic segment:
- the LOC110493417 gene encoding pyrroline-5-carboxylate reductase 1, mitochondrial isoform X1, whose translation MSVGFIGAGQLAHALVKGFTSAGVIATQRIIASSPDTDLPTVAGLRKMGAILTTSNKEVVNKSDVLFLAVKPHIIPFVLDEIGPDIEDRHLIVSCAAGVTISSIEKKLLQYRPFPKVMRCMTNTPVVVREGATVYATGTHAEVEDGKLLEQLMASVGFCTEVEEDLIDAVTGLSGSGPAYAFTALDALADGGVKMGLPRRLAVRLGAQALLGAAKMLLDSELHPGQLKDNVCSPGGATIHALHVMESGGFRSLLINAVEASCIRTRELQFLADQERISPAAIKKTTLDKVLQQPGVSQGSGVNGKPGLSLRRNPPGPVKKNN comes from the exons ATGAGTGTAGGATTCATCGGAGCCGGCCAGCTGGCTCACGCGCTGGTGAAAGGGTTCACATCTGCGG gtgTAATAGCTACTCAGAGAATCATAGCCAGTTCTCCAGATACTGATCTGCCTACTGTTGCTGGCCTGAGG aaAATGGGTGCTATCCTCACCACCAGTAACAAGGAAGTGGTGAACAAGAGTGATGTCCTGTTCCTGGCAGTCAAACCCCACATCATCCCCTTTGTGCTGGATGAGATTGGACCAGACATCGAGGACAGACACCTTATAGTGTCCTGTGCTGCAGGAGTCACCATCAGCTCTATAGAGAAG AAGCTGCTTCAGTACCGTCCGTTCCCCAAGGTGATGAGGTGTATGACCAACACCCCCGTCGTGGTGAGAGAGGGAGCTACAGTCTACGCTACAGGaacacatgctgag gtGGAGGATGGTAAGTTGTTGGAACAGCTGATGGCCAGTGTTGGGTTCTGTacagaggtggaggaggaccTTATCGATGCCGTCACCGGCCTCAGTGGCAGCGGCCCCGCCTAC GCGTTCACAGCTCTGGATGCCCTAGCCGATGGAGGGGTGAAGATGGGTCTACCCAGGAGACTAGCGGTCAGACTGGGAGCTCAGGCACTACTG GGAGCAGCTAAGATGTTGTTGGACTCTGAGCTGCACCCTGGCCAGCTGAAGGACAACGTGTGTTCCCCTGGGGGAGCCACCATCCACGCCCTGCACGTGATGGAGAGTGGCGGATTCCGCAGTCTGCTCATCAACGCCGTGGAGGCTTCTTGTATCAGGACACG gGAGCTGCAGTTCCTAGCGGACCAGGAGCGCATCTCCCCGGCAGCCATTAAGAAGACCACCCTGGACAAGGTCCTGCAGCAGCCTGGGGTCagccaggggtcaggggtcaacgGCAAGCCAGGACTCAGCCTCAGGAGAAACCCCCCAGGACCTGTCAAGAAGAACAACTGA
- the LOC110493417 gene encoding pyrroline-5-carboxylate reductase 1, mitochondrial isoform X2 produces the protein MSVGFIGAGQLAHALVKGFTSAGVIATQRIIASSPDTDLPTVAGLRKMGAILTTSNKEVVNKSDVLFLAVKPHIIPFVLDEIGPDIEDRHLIVSCAAGVTISSIEKKLLQYRPFPKVMRCMTNTPVVVREGATVYATGTHAEVEDGKLLEQLMASVGFCTEVEEDLIDAVTGLSGSGPAYAFTALDALADGGVKMGLPRRLAVRLGAQALLGAAKMLLDSELHPGQLKDNVCSPGGATIHALHVMESGGFRSLLINAVEASCIRTRS, from the exons ATGAGTGTAGGATTCATCGGAGCCGGCCAGCTGGCTCACGCGCTGGTGAAAGGGTTCACATCTGCGG gtgTAATAGCTACTCAGAGAATCATAGCCAGTTCTCCAGATACTGATCTGCCTACTGTTGCTGGCCTGAGG aaAATGGGTGCTATCCTCACCACCAGTAACAAGGAAGTGGTGAACAAGAGTGATGTCCTGTTCCTGGCAGTCAAACCCCACATCATCCCCTTTGTGCTGGATGAGATTGGACCAGACATCGAGGACAGACACCTTATAGTGTCCTGTGCTGCAGGAGTCACCATCAGCTCTATAGAGAAG AAGCTGCTTCAGTACCGTCCGTTCCCCAAGGTGATGAGGTGTATGACCAACACCCCCGTCGTGGTGAGAGAGGGAGCTACAGTCTACGCTACAGGaacacatgctgag gtGGAGGATGGTAAGTTGTTGGAACAGCTGATGGCCAGTGTTGGGTTCTGTacagaggtggaggaggaccTTATCGATGCCGTCACCGGCCTCAGTGGCAGCGGCCCCGCCTAC GCGTTCACAGCTCTGGATGCCCTAGCCGATGGAGGGGTGAAGATGGGTCTACCCAGGAGACTAGCGGTCAGACTGGGAGCTCAGGCACTACTG GGAGCAGCTAAGATGTTGTTGGACTCTGAGCTGCACCCTGGCCAGCTGAAGGACAACGTGTGTTCCCCTGGGGGAGCCACCATCCACGCCCTGCACGTGATGGAGAGTGGCGGATTCCGCAGTCTGCTCATCAACGCCGTGGAGGCTTCTTGTATCAGGACACG TTCCTAG
- the LOC110493418 gene encoding myeloid-associated differentiation marker-like protein 2, with amino-acid sequence MSPQGGQYLNKAAVFSSLGAARLSQLALGCSVVAMVSHSAGYSGGSYGVFCMAVWCACFGMTTVVFFLDATRLHACLPVSWDNLTVAFAAVATLVYVTASVVYPVYFVRAECPYGGCEVRNFRIAVTVCSIAGSLSYGAEVILSRAKPGRVVGYMATVSGLLKVVQGFVACIIFGALANGTEYSRHVATIYCVVVYAVCFAMTTVVVILTVSGRTGCLKLPFDRFVVVYTLLAVLLYLSASVVWPVFCFDRKYGSPERPSSCPRGRCPWDSKVVVAVFSFVNLALYVADLVYSQRIRFITQQPRV; translated from the exons ATGAGCCCTCAGGGGGGTCAGTACCTCAACAAGGCAGCGGTCTTCTCCTCGCTTGGCGCCGCCCGCCTCTCCCAGCTGGCCCTGGGCTGCTCAGTGGTCGCCATGGTGAGCCACAGTGCGGGCTACAGCGGAGGGTCGTACGGCGTGTTCTGCATGGCGGTGTGGTGCGCGTGCTTCGGCATGACGACAGTGGTGTTCTTCCTGGACGCCACCCGTCTCCACGCCTGTCTGCCCGTCTCCTGGGATAACCTGACGGTGGCATTCGCCGCCGTGGCGACCCTCGT gtaTGTGACAGCCTCGGTGGTTTACCCAGTCTACTTTGTCAGAGCAGAGTGCCCCTACGGAGGCTGTGAGGTCCGGAACTTCCGCATCGCCGTCACTGTCTGCTCCATCGCCGGCTCCCTGTCCTACGGGGCCGAGGTGATCCTCTCGCGGGCCAAACCAGGCCGGGTCGTGGGCTACATGGCAACCGTCTCCGGCCTCCTCAAGGTCGTCCAGGGCTTCGTGGCGTGCATTATCTTCGGAGCGCTGGCGAACGGGACCGAGTATTCACGTCACGTAGCGACGATTTACTGCGTGGTCGTCTACGCCGTCTGCTTCGCCATGACGACTGTCGTGGTTATATTGACAGTGTCCGGTCGCACCGGGTGTCTGAAGTTACCGTTCGACcggtttgttgttgtttacacgcTCTTGGCGGTTCTCCTCTACCTCAGCGCCTCCGTCGTCTGGCCCGTGTTCTGCTTCGACAGGAAGTACGGATCGCCAGAGCGCCCGTCGTCATGCCCGCGGGGCCGGTGTCCGTGGGATAGTAAGGTGGTCGTTGCAGTGTTTAGCTTCGTCAACCTGGCGCTGTATGTCGCCGACCTGGTGTACTCACAACGGATACGTTTCATAACCCAGCAACCACGGGTGTAG